A stretch of Nitrospira sp. DNA encodes these proteins:
- a CDS encoding flagellar hook-length control protein FliK — MKPRQMRESEPSSKSEESVTQEQTETQDQASASDQPEAPDHSTKPDQAVESKQAGDSDQAGEQEVAAKTGTESSGMPDATMQAVLLALASAPVSEPAPTAVPDVMGQGMGSGQEDAHSIPLEGTPSSHASVVGAAVSQAASDGAKPAASHDESSPASSSIAGMASLEEPAPVPGMQTMSVMASDEPVAAQASPVARQTPAKDAKSSDAQPLVSAVPVAVPPTGSVAVPTAVPQAEAQPASLESLQLPVHEQDEVRQTGQARPESLPEQPQPKKLSASDEPTVTAAAWQSFSEEHRTQNGSDLSEQERRDRQSENVFPASAGAAPGQAPAQASFAGVAAGVADSRTVLTGQPASPAHQASQPAMSQSVQATDWMPAEGPNHTRSVVLEVAQADLGRVNIRVAMNQDTVHAYFTSDRAEVGQFLANGQEKLQAALQNAGLDMGQFRVDIDRQSAGRSFQQQTPQGQNQWDGAYRQGGSQGQGSDAALASTHHRPGILNLVA, encoded by the coding sequence GTGAAACCACGTCAGATGCGCGAGTCTGAGCCGTCCTCAAAGTCGGAAGAATCCGTCACGCAGGAGCAGACTGAGACGCAGGATCAGGCCAGCGCCTCTGACCAACCTGAGGCACCGGATCATTCAACGAAGCCGGATCAGGCGGTTGAGTCGAAACAGGCCGGCGACTCCGATCAGGCGGGAGAGCAAGAGGTTGCGGCCAAGACCGGCACGGAATCGTCCGGCATGCCAGATGCGACGATGCAAGCGGTGTTGCTGGCACTGGCCAGTGCGCCAGTTTCAGAGCCGGCTCCAACAGCGGTTCCAGACGTGATGGGGCAGGGGATGGGATCAGGCCAGGAGGATGCCCATTCGATACCGCTGGAGGGAACCCCCTCTTCACACGCTTCCGTTGTTGGCGCAGCCGTGTCACAAGCGGCTTCTGATGGAGCCAAACCGGCGGCATCACATGACGAATCTTCACCTGCCTCTTCGAGCATAGCCGGCATGGCCTCACTGGAAGAACCGGCGCCCGTTCCAGGTATGCAGACGATGTCTGTGATGGCGTCTGACGAGCCGGTTGCGGCACAAGCGAGCCCTGTCGCCAGGCAGACTCCTGCCAAGGATGCCAAGTCATCAGATGCACAGCCGCTTGTCTCGGCCGTGCCGGTTGCCGTGCCGCCGACGGGGTCTGTGGCCGTACCCACGGCTGTGCCGCAGGCAGAGGCGCAGCCAGCGAGTCTCGAATCGCTTCAGCTCCCAGTCCATGAACAGGACGAGGTTCGTCAAACAGGTCAGGCGCGCCCTGAGTCTTTGCCGGAACAGCCGCAACCGAAGAAACTCTCGGCTTCCGATGAGCCGACGGTGACAGCGGCCGCGTGGCAGTCATTTTCAGAAGAACACCGGACGCAGAATGGCTCTGATCTCTCGGAGCAGGAACGCCGTGATCGTCAGAGCGAGAATGTGTTCCCGGCAAGTGCCGGGGCGGCGCCTGGCCAGGCACCAGCCCAGGCGAGCTTTGCCGGAGTGGCGGCAGGTGTTGCGGACTCCAGAACGGTCCTGACCGGCCAGCCGGCTTCCCCTGCTCATCAGGCGTCCCAGCCGGCCATGTCCCAGTCGGTGCAGGCGACCGATTGGATGCCGGCAGAGGGCCCGAACCATACCCGATCGGTGGTCCTGGAAGTGGCCCAAGCCGATTTGGGCCGGGTGAATATTCGGGTGGCGATGAATCAAGACACGGTTCATGCCTACTTCACATCAGACCGTGCCGAGGTCGGCCAGTTTTTGGCCAACGGTCAGGAGAAGCTGCAAGCCGCGCTTCAGAATGCTGGATTGGACATGGGGCAATTTCGAGTCGATATCGACCGGCAGAGCGCGGGCCGTTCGTTCCAGCAACAGACCCCGCAGGGACAGAACCAGTGGGATGGGGCCTATCGACAGGGCGGCTCTCAAGGACAGGGTTCTGACGCCGCTCTTGCAAGCACACATCATCGGCCGGGGATCTTGAATCTCGTGGCGTAG
- the fliQ gene encoding flagellar biosynthesis protein FliQ — MTPEMVTELGRQALETTLLVSAPILGLSLIVGLAVSAFQAMTQLNEATLSFVPKILTLFGAILVFMPWMLGVLTSFMSDLLISIPNYAH; from the coding sequence ATGACTCCAGAAATGGTGACCGAATTGGGACGGCAGGCCTTGGAGACGACGCTGCTTGTGTCCGCGCCGATCTTGGGCCTGAGTTTGATCGTCGGCTTGGCGGTCAGCGCCTTTCAAGCCATGACGCAATTGAATGAGGCGACGCTCAGTTTCGTGCCGAAAATCCTGACGCTTTTCGGCGCCATTCTGGTGTTCATGCCCTGGATGCTCGGCGTGCTGACCTCGTTCATGAGCGATTTGCTGATCAGCATTCCGAATTACGCCCATTAA
- the fliN gene encoding flagellar motor switch protein FliN has product MADTDGAQTTNTAGAAGATPASFPPVTNTATAEPPKNIDFILDIPMKVTVYVGSTKMAIRDLLQLAQGSVIELDKLAGEPMEVMVNNKLVAKGEVVVVNEKFGIRLTDVVSAAERVKQLA; this is encoded by the coding sequence ATGGCCGACACAGATGGAGCCCAGACGACCAATACGGCAGGTGCCGCCGGTGCCACGCCGGCATCGTTCCCGCCCGTCACCAACACGGCGACAGCGGAACCGCCGAAGAATATCGATTTCATCCTCGATATTCCGATGAAGGTGACCGTCTATGTCGGATCGACCAAGATGGCCATCCGGGATTTGCTCCAGCTCGCGCAGGGCTCGGTGATCGAGCTCGACAAGCTGGCGGGCGAGCCGATGGAAGTGATGGTGAACAATAAGCTGGTGGCCAAAGGCGAAGTCGTGGTCGTGAACGAGAAATTCGGCATCCGCCTGACCGACGTGGTGAGTGCCGCTGAACGTGTGAAACAGCTTGCCTAA
- the fliP gene encoding flagellar type III secretion system pore protein FliP (The bacterial flagellar biogenesis protein FliP forms a type III secretion system (T3SS)-type pore required for flagellar assembly.), with protein MTTNRMPDAWRLDWRSCLRMIGLLLSLGLLIAALAPEPALAAGPSVSIDLGTDSPKQTAVVIQILILLTVLSLAPAFFIMVTSFTRIVIVLSFLRQALGTQAVPPNQVLLALALFLTMFIMAPVGERVYADALQPLLAEQISYEDAWKKGMEPVRGFMLRQLRDKDLELFINLSKIPKPESVEQVPTHVVIPAFILSELRISFQIGFLIYIPFLIVDMVVASILMSMGMMLLPPVVISLPFKLILFVLADGWYLVVGSMVRSFQ; from the coding sequence ATGACGACTAACCGCATGCCGGACGCGTGGCGCCTTGACTGGCGGAGCTGTCTTCGCATGATCGGGCTCCTCCTTTCCCTCGGTCTATTGATTGCGGCGCTGGCTCCGGAGCCGGCTTTGGCGGCAGGGCCGTCGGTCAGCATCGATTTGGGAACCGACTCGCCCAAGCAGACGGCCGTCGTCATTCAAATCCTCATTCTCCTGACCGTCCTTTCCCTGGCGCCGGCCTTCTTCATCATGGTGACGTCCTTTACCCGCATCGTCATTGTGCTCTCTTTTCTGCGGCAAGCGCTGGGCACCCAGGCCGTTCCGCCGAACCAGGTGTTGCTGGCGCTCGCCCTCTTTCTCACGATGTTCATCATGGCGCCGGTCGGGGAGCGGGTGTATGCCGATGCCTTGCAGCCGCTCCTCGCGGAGCAAATCTCCTATGAAGACGCCTGGAAGAAGGGCATGGAGCCGGTGCGCGGATTTATGCTGCGGCAATTGCGCGACAAGGATTTGGAGCTGTTCATCAATTTAAGCAAGATCCCGAAGCCGGAGTCGGTGGAGCAGGTGCCCACGCATGTCGTCATTCCGGCGTTTATTCTGAGCGAGCTGCGCATCTCCTTTCAAATCGGCTTCCTGATCTACATTCCGTTCCTGATCGTGGACATGGTCGTCGCCAGCATTCTGATGTCGATGGGCATGATGCTGCTGCCGCCGGTGGTCATTTCTCTTCCGTTCAAATTGATTCTCTTTGTGCTGGCCGACGGCTGGTATTTAGTGGTGGGTTCGATGGTAAGGAGCTTCCAGTAA
- a CDS encoding flagellar biosynthetic protein FliO: MIDLWDSLARTVSALAVVLLLMGLVAWGARRMVGARGGVPGATPLVQVVANTYLAPRKSIALVSVAGEYLIVGMTATDLVPLGRIDDQQKVQTFLDESARSGSVSLVAPSATGPAAWLQQLSDSLRQTKKGGHDD; this comes from the coding sequence GTGATCGATCTATGGGACAGTCTGGCCAGAACCGTCTCCGCCCTCGCCGTCGTCCTGCTCCTGATGGGGCTGGTGGCCTGGGGGGCGCGCCGCATGGTGGGTGCCAGGGGCGGGGTGCCGGGCGCCACGCCGCTCGTGCAGGTCGTGGCCAATACCTATCTGGCGCCAAGGAAGTCGATCGCGCTGGTGTCGGTTGCCGGAGAATACCTGATTGTCGGCATGACGGCCACCGACCTCGTCCCGCTGGGGCGCATTGACGATCAGCAGAAGGTGCAGACCTTTCTGGACGAGTCCGCCCGAAGCGGTTCCGTGTCACTTGTGGCTCCTTCCGCAACGGGCCCCGCCGCCTGGTTGCAACAGCTTTCCGACAGCCTCCGGCAGACAAAGAAAGGCGGCCATGACGACTAA
- the fliJ gene encoding flagellar export protein FliJ, translating into MSLTSLQQYRTQVEDQLKMELAQVAQALMQAEQSCERLAQEQGVQEERYRQEMREGMQIEQLLQWQSRFEAHAAASEQARRTVAHWRQQWEDVQVRLVAARQDRQTLERLAERYREAAQTEERRREQHATDDAAHYHGASKGEL; encoded by the coding sequence ATGAGCTTGACGTCGCTGCAACAGTATCGGACACAAGTGGAGGATCAGCTGAAGATGGAGCTGGCGCAGGTGGCGCAGGCTCTCATGCAGGCAGAGCAGTCCTGCGAGCGTCTGGCCCAGGAGCAGGGGGTGCAGGAAGAGCGCTACCGGCAAGAGATGCGGGAGGGCATGCAGATCGAGCAGCTGCTGCAATGGCAATCGCGGTTCGAAGCGCATGCCGCCGCATCGGAACAGGCCCGGCGAACCGTGGCGCACTGGCGCCAGCAATGGGAAGACGTGCAGGTGAGATTGGTGGCGGCCCGGCAGGACCGCCAGACGCTGGAGCGGCTGGCGGAACGTTACCGGGAGGCCGCTCAGACGGAGGAGCGCCGCCGTGAGCAGCATGCGACGGACGACGCCGCCCATTATCATGGGGCTTCCAAGGGAGAATTGTAG
- a CDS encoding FliI/YscN family ATPase → MSFSDLLDQVDPLAVTGRVAQAVGLVIEGYGARSTVGDICHITREDGRGVIPAEVVGFRADRVLLMPLGEMQGIGPSSRIAPTGQAARLPVGPALLGRVLNGLGEPIDGKGPIVAEAQYPLHASPPNPLSRSRIATPLDLGVRAINACLTCGRGQKVGIFAGSGVGKSVLLGMISRYTQADVNVIALIGERGREVNEFLERDLGPAALQRSVVIVATSDQPPLVRLRASLVATSIAEYFRDQGKQVLLLMDSLTRLAYSQREVGLAIGEPPTTKGYTPSVFAMLPKLLERVGTGPGTGTITGLYTVLVDGDDLSDPIADTVRSILDGHIVLSRTLAAQNHFPAIDVLQSTSRVMRDIVSREQESAARQMVELIARYRQSEDLILLGAYKQGMNAMLDRAVRAQEAINAFLRQPVDQPADFAASRQDLLALAKQTT, encoded by the coding sequence ATGTCGTTTAGCGATTTGCTCGACCAGGTCGATCCCCTCGCTGTCACAGGGCGCGTCGCCCAGGCTGTTGGACTGGTCATCGAAGGCTATGGTGCCAGATCGACCGTGGGAGATATTTGCCATATTACGCGTGAGGATGGGCGAGGGGTGATTCCCGCCGAAGTCGTCGGGTTTCGGGCCGATCGTGTCCTGCTCATGCCGCTGGGAGAGATGCAGGGGATCGGGCCCTCCAGCCGCATCGCGCCGACAGGGCAGGCGGCGCGCCTTCCGGTCGGACCCGCTCTCCTGGGGCGGGTGCTCAATGGTCTCGGGGAACCGATCGATGGCAAAGGGCCGATCGTGGCCGAGGCGCAGTATCCGCTTCATGCCAGCCCTCCGAATCCCTTGTCGCGCAGCCGCATCGCGACCCCTCTCGATCTGGGTGTGCGGGCCATTAACGCCTGCCTGACCTGTGGACGGGGACAGAAGGTCGGCATCTTTGCCGGATCGGGAGTCGGCAAGAGCGTGTTGCTCGGCATGATCAGCCGCTATACCCAGGCGGATGTCAATGTCATTGCGTTGATCGGCGAACGGGGCCGTGAAGTGAACGAGTTTCTCGAGCGCGATCTCGGACCTGCGGCGCTGCAGCGTTCGGTTGTGATCGTTGCGACATCGGACCAGCCTCCGCTGGTTCGCCTGCGCGCCTCGCTGGTGGCGACCAGTATTGCGGAATACTTCCGCGATCAGGGCAAGCAGGTGCTGCTGCTGATGGATTCCTTGACCCGCCTGGCCTATAGCCAGCGGGAAGTGGGCTTGGCGATCGGCGAACCGCCGACCACCAAGGGCTATACGCCGTCGGTGTTCGCCATGCTGCCGAAGCTGCTGGAGCGGGTGGGGACTGGGCCTGGAACCGGCACGATTACGGGGCTGTATACCGTCCTGGTTGACGGCGACGATCTGTCCGATCCGATTGCGGATACCGTCCGGTCCATTCTCGACGGCCACATTGTTCTCTCGCGCACCCTTGCGGCGCAGAATCATTTTCCGGCGATCGATGTGCTCCAAAGCACGAGCCGCGTCATGCGGGACATCGTCAGCCGGGAGCAGGAATCCGCCGCCCGCCAGATGGTCGAACTCATTGCGCGATACCGGCAATCGGAAGACCTCATTCTCTTGGGGGCCTATAAGCAAGGGATGAATGCGATGCTCGATCGTGCCGTGCGCGCGCAGGAGGCGATCAACGCCTTTCTGCGGCAGCCGGTCGATCAGCCGGCCGACTTCGCGGCCTCACGCCAGGATTTGCTGGCATTGGCGAAACAGACCACATGA
- a CDS encoding flagellar basal body-associated FliL family protein yields MAEAAIDEKSPISAAPPAFPIKLLIIIVAAALVVGVGGAFVVIKMMGGHSGGGETASAHAPEAPAKAEGHGDTAKGTGAASPGVIFETEPFIVNLADAPDIRYLKLTVKLEVENESVSANLSGRIPQLRDTILVLLSSKDSASIRTPQGKFQLRDEITQRVNALLPKPGVKTVYFTDFVVQ; encoded by the coding sequence ATGGCAGAAGCAGCGATAGATGAAAAATCCCCTATTTCGGCAGCCCCTCCGGCTTTTCCGATCAAGCTCTTGATCATTATTGTGGCGGCCGCGCTGGTTGTTGGGGTCGGTGGGGCATTTGTCGTGATTAAGATGATGGGCGGACATAGCGGAGGCGGGGAGACGGCCAGTGCGCATGCGCCTGAGGCGCCGGCCAAGGCGGAAGGTCATGGCGACACCGCGAAAGGTACCGGTGCCGCATCGCCCGGGGTCATCTTCGAGACAGAACCCTTTATCGTCAATCTTGCCGATGCGCCGGATATCCGCTACCTGAAGCTAACGGTGAAGCTGGAGGTCGAAAACGAGTCGGTGTCGGCCAATCTGTCCGGCCGTATTCCACAATTGAGAGACACGATTCTTGTCCTGCTGTCCAGTAAGGATTCCGCCAGCATCCGCACGCCGCAAGGCAAGTTTCAGCTGCGGGATGAAATCACCCAGCGGGTCAATGCCTTGCTGCCGAAGCCCGGCGTGAAGACCGTCTACTTTACCGATTTCGTGGTGCAATAG
- the fliM gene encoding flagellar motor switch protein FliM has protein sequence MEKILSQDEIDALLKGVVSGEVDTDPKVEAGSDGAGDGVKQYDLQNQERIIRGRMPTLEMINDRFIRRQSASWTGVLREPIDFLVVGTQVIKFGEFLKRVPMPSSLNVFHMAPLRGNGLFVMDAFLVYLLVDYFFGGKGQTHVKPEGRDFTAVQVRMIKKLMLLALSDLEKSWQAILPVKIDYVRSESNPQFAMVVTASEVVIVVTLQVIIGETTRDLFVVYPYAMLEPIKEKLYSGLVSDQLEQDGAWNNRFREMIHECELPIAVRLGTTTVTVQDVLNFSPGDVVMLDQRPGDPLECFIEDYVKFEGSPGVFRGNHACRVTKVLN, from the coding sequence ATGGAAAAGATCCTTTCCCAAGATGAAATCGATGCGCTGCTGAAAGGCGTCGTCTCCGGAGAAGTCGATACGGACCCGAAGGTTGAAGCGGGTTCAGATGGGGCCGGTGACGGGGTCAAGCAGTACGATCTGCAAAATCAAGAGCGGATCATTCGTGGGCGCATGCCGACGTTGGAGATGATCAACGACCGGTTTATCCGGCGTCAATCGGCTTCTTGGACCGGGGTGTTGCGGGAACCGATCGATTTTCTCGTCGTGGGCACACAGGTCATCAAATTCGGCGAGTTTCTCAAACGGGTTCCGATGCCCTCGTCGCTCAATGTGTTTCACATGGCGCCTTTGAGAGGGAACGGCCTCTTCGTCATGGATGCGTTCCTCGTCTATCTGCTGGTGGATTACTTCTTCGGCGGAAAGGGCCAGACCCACGTCAAGCCGGAAGGGCGAGATTTTACCGCCGTCCAAGTGCGGATGATCAAGAAGCTCATGCTCCTGGCGTTGAGCGATCTGGAAAAATCCTGGCAGGCGATCCTCCCCGTCAAAATCGATTACGTCCGTTCGGAGAGCAATCCGCAGTTTGCCATGGTCGTGACGGCGTCGGAAGTCGTGATTGTGGTGACCTTGCAAGTGATTATCGGTGAGACCACTCGTGATCTGTTTGTCGTCTACCCCTACGCGATGCTCGAGCCGATCAAGGAAAAACTGTATTCGGGGCTTGTTTCCGATCAGTTGGAGCAGGACGGCGCGTGGAACAACCGGTTCCGCGAGATGATCCATGAGTGTGAATTGCCCATCGCCGTGCGCTTGGGCACGACGACGGTGACCGTCCAGGATGTGCTGAACTTTTCGCCGGGGGACGTCGTGATGCTGGATCAGCGCCCCGGCGATCCGCTCGAATGCTTTATCGAAGACTATGTGAAGTTCGAGGGCAGCCCGGGTGTGTTTCGCGGCAATCATGCCTGCCGGGTGACCAAGGTGCTGAATTAA
- a CDS encoding flagellar hook assembly protein FlgD — protein MATVTSPTVQTTAAGATPKLADITGANQMGKDDFLKLLVTQLKNQDPLKPMDNTEFVTQLAQFSQLDQSTQQVKLLEQSITNQNDAMQYALLPMIGRQVQVEGALIQLGTGPAPMTYALDRDAASVRAAILDQNNKVIRTLDLGTQGAGKQQAQWDGRNQSGALMQPGVYQYQIVAKDTKGAAVQVATASTLTVTGIRSTNGQTQLVAGDQVIDRKAIVELQ, from the coding sequence ATGGCAACCGTTACATCACCAACCGTCCAAACGACAGCCGCAGGTGCTACTCCGAAGCTCGCCGATATTACCGGCGCCAATCAAATGGGGAAAGATGATTTCCTCAAGTTGCTGGTGACGCAGTTGAAGAATCAGGATCCGCTGAAGCCGATGGACAATACTGAATTTGTCACGCAGCTGGCCCAATTCAGCCAATTGGATCAGAGCACGCAGCAGGTGAAGCTGCTCGAGCAGAGCATCACGAATCAAAATGATGCCATGCAGTATGCGTTGCTGCCGATGATCGGCCGTCAGGTGCAAGTTGAAGGCGCATTGATTCAGCTTGGGACCGGACCAGCGCCGATGACCTATGCGCTGGATCGCGATGCGGCCTCTGTCCGCGCGGCAATTCTGGATCAGAACAATAAGGTGATTCGGACCCTCGACCTCGGGACGCAAGGGGCCGGAAAGCAACAAGCGCAGTGGGACGGACGTAATCAAAGTGGGGCACTGATGCAACCGGGAGTCTATCAGTATCAGATTGTTGCAAAAGATACTAAAGGCGCGGCGGTACAGGTGGCCACCGCATCGACTCTCACAGTAACGGGGATTCGGAGCACCAATGGCCAGACGCAATTGGTGGCAGGCGACCAGGTGATCGATCGCAAGGCTATTGTGGAGCTTCAGTAA
- a CDS encoding flagellar hook protein FlgE yields the protein MGILSSLFAGVSGLNANGTALSVIGNNIANLSTVGFKGSRATFADLISSSISGGSGAVQTGIGVALTSVQGDFTQGSLATSSNTLDLAIDGNGFFIMHDSQNATFYGRNGLFRLNKDSVVVDPTGFKLQGYLADTAGTITGNIGDIALPTTTAAPNATAAAFVAANLNSGTAVTGVEASLVGSAASVTTTAAGNNSFTINLNGDGARTITVANGLTGSALASAIQNAVRGLTATNPYLQAAYDGFQATVSPSNIFTFRSGISGTTNDVTTNTSTVVAAANGADTLFANLNMAAATSTTGTDFSIADPVGTSNFSTSMTIYDSLGNDHLLTTYFTKVGSNTWNYNVVATTADVNTANYNSANIDSTLGIVRIGAGTLTFGTDGTLQRESPMMRFDTGTAAGALGSTPGQLQVDFNGATPDQLITYNFGSSVITDGGSGLDGTTQFGSTSSLVQQTQDGYAAGSLQAFSVDANGVISGRFSNGQLRALAQVVLARFPDPIGLTRTGKNTFAESGNSGQPVTGAPDSAGLGRVLSNSLELSNVDLGQSFIDMIAAQRGFQANSRVITTSDEILQELVNLKR from the coding sequence ATGGGTATCTTATCGTCTCTCTTTGCCGGCGTCAGCGGCTTGAATGCCAACGGGACGGCCTTGTCGGTCATCGGGAACAATATCGCGAACCTCAGTACGGTGGGGTTCAAGGGGAGCCGCGCCACTTTTGCAGACCTGATCAGCTCCTCGATCTCGGGCGGATCAGGAGCCGTCCAGACCGGTATCGGCGTGGCGCTGACCTCTGTGCAAGGCGATTTCACCCAAGGATCTTTGGCGACATCCTCAAATACGTTGGATCTGGCCATCGACGGCAACGGATTTTTCATCATGCACGACTCTCAAAACGCGACATTCTATGGTCGAAACGGACTCTTTCGGTTGAATAAAGACAGTGTCGTCGTGGATCCGACAGGATTCAAGCTGCAAGGGTACTTAGCAGATACGGCCGGCACGATTACCGGTAATATCGGGGATATCGCGTTGCCGACGACGACGGCGGCGCCGAATGCGACGGCGGCTGCGTTTGTCGCGGCTAACTTGAATTCCGGGACCGCGGTGACGGGGGTGGAAGCCAGTCTGGTGGGGAGCGCGGCCTCTGTGACAACGACGGCAGCGGGAAACAACTCGTTCACCATCAACTTGAATGGAGATGGTGCGCGAACTATTACCGTGGCGAACGGATTGACTGGGTCAGCCTTGGCCAGTGCGATTCAAAATGCCGTGCGGGGATTAACGGCCACAAATCCCTATCTCCAGGCCGCCTATGATGGATTTCAAGCCACGGTGAGTCCGAGCAATATCTTTACCTTCCGATCGGGTATTTCCGGCACGACCAACGATGTGACCACCAATACGAGTACGGTAGTCGCGGCAGCCAATGGGGCGGATACTTTGTTTGCCAATCTCAATATGGCGGCAGCCACGTCAACGACGGGTACGGATTTCAGTATTGCTGATCCAGTCGGCACCTCGAATTTTTCGACGTCCATGACCATCTATGACAGTTTAGGCAACGATCATTTGCTGACGACCTATTTTACGAAGGTGGGGTCCAATACGTGGAATTATAATGTTGTGGCAACGACGGCCGACGTGAATACGGCCAATTATAATTCAGCCAATATAGATTCGACGTTGGGCATTGTGCGAATCGGCGCCGGGACGCTGACTTTCGGGACGGACGGGACCTTGCAGAGAGAAAGCCCGATGATGCGATTCGATACGGGAACGGCGGCTGGGGCGCTTGGATCGACGCCAGGTCAGCTTCAAGTTGACTTTAACGGCGCGACACCGGATCAGCTCATTACCTACAATTTTGGGTCCAGCGTGATCACGGATGGCGGGAGCGGTCTGGATGGCACCACCCAGTTTGGTTCGACGTCCTCGCTGGTGCAGCAAACACAAGATGGCTATGCGGCGGGATCGCTCCAGGCCTTTAGTGTGGATGCAAATGGCGTCATCAGCGGGCGGTTTTCCAACGGACAGTTGCGGGCCCTCGCGCAAGTCGTCCTGGCCCGTTTCCCTGACCCGATCGGTTTGACCAGAACGGGCAAAAATACCTTTGCCGAATCGGGGAATTCCGGTCAGCCGGTCACCGGTGCGCCGGATAGTGCCGGATTGGGCCGGGTGCTCTCGAACTCCTTGGAATTGTCCAATGTGGACCTGGGCCAAAGTTTCATCGATATGATTGCCGCGCAGCGCGGATTCCAGGCCAATTCCCGTGTCATCACGACATCGGATGAGATTTTGCAAGAATTGGTGAATCTGAAGCGGTAA
- a CDS encoding F0F1 ATP synthase subunit delta, with product METGTTTPAALAAAAFSSGKRMQGSILVVDDDESIRHLFLELFQSEGVAIRVAGSGQEALALLKQASPSLVMVDVTLPDQDGISLLEQAQQHDRRIIGVVMTGAPSIELAVRAMKAGATDFLMKPVQNDVVLLTARRLLELYRLRLENTVLKHAVVRAGGLHVQNMVLQTFGEDGASRGQDGLTEYERGVAEGERQALARDEARRQQDRATVAQDRALLANAVQAFNQALNGLQQTVEHDVVSLAFHVATKVLRENAAQSKEQIVGQAKTALATLRESTKVTLQAHPADAALLDSVRAELSQMGDVTVTLHVEPDPSLSRGSCILHTENRVVDASLDTQLMRLGEALRARGQHVAR from the coding sequence ATGGAGACCGGCACGACGACGCCTGCCGCCCTTGCGGCGGCCGCATTCTCGAGCGGCAAGCGGATGCAGGGGTCCATCCTTGTGGTCGATGATGATGAGAGCATCCGGCATCTGTTTTTGGAGCTCTTTCAGTCTGAAGGCGTGGCGATTCGCGTCGCCGGGTCTGGGCAGGAAGCCCTTGCGCTGCTGAAGCAGGCCTCGCCTTCGCTGGTGATGGTGGATGTCACACTGCCCGACCAGGACGGGATCAGTCTGCTGGAGCAGGCGCAGCAGCACGACCGGCGGATTATCGGGGTCGTGATGACCGGGGCGCCGAGCATCGAATTGGCCGTGCGGGCGATGAAAGCCGGGGCCACCGATTTTCTCATGAAGCCGGTCCAGAACGATGTGGTCTTGCTCACGGCTCGCCGGCTGCTCGAACTCTATCGGTTGCGGCTGGAAAATACGGTGCTGAAACATGCCGTCGTTCGCGCCGGCGGGTTGCATGTGCAGAACATGGTACTGCAAACCTTCGGGGAGGATGGCGCGTCCCGCGGGCAAGACGGTCTCACAGAGTATGAGCGGGGCGTGGCTGAAGGGGAACGGCAGGCGCTGGCCCGGGATGAAGCGCGGCGCCAGCAGGACCGCGCCACGGTCGCTCAGGATCGCGCGCTGCTCGCGAACGCCGTTCAGGCATTCAATCAGGCGTTGAATGGGTTGCAGCAGACGGTGGAGCACGACGTGGTGAGCCTGGCCTTTCACGTGGCGACCAAAGTCTTGCGTGAGAACGCGGCCCAGAGCAAAGAGCAAATCGTCGGCCAGGCTAAAACGGCGCTGGCCACACTGCGGGAGTCCACCAAGGTTACGCTTCAAGCCCATCCCGCCGATGCGGCGCTGCTGGACTCCGTGCGGGCCGAACTCAGTCAGATGGGGGATGTGACGGTGACGCTCCATGTGGAGCCGGATCCTTCTCTGTCGCGCGGCAGTTGCATCCTGCACACGGAGAACCGGGTGGTCGATGCGTCGCTCGATACGCAGCTCATGCGGCTCGGAGAAGCGCTCAGAGCAAGAGGACAGCATGTCGCTCGGTGA